The Skermanella pratensis genome has a window encoding:
- a CDS encoding 2TM domain-containing protein, with protein MSDLPPEGEVEERDEAGPAKRRLRGFLNHLIIYFSAMILLVPINFLLTPGRVWFVFPLVAWGAPLAIHAAFAMGLFDRLKR; from the coding sequence ATGAGCGACTTGCCACCCGAAGGCGAGGTGGAGGAACGCGACGAGGCCGGCCCGGCGAAGCGCCGGCTGCGCGGGTTCCTGAACCACCTGATCATCTATTTCTCGGCCATGATCCTGCTGGTGCCGATCAATTTCCTGCTGACGCCGGGCAGGGTCTGGTTCGTCTTCCCCCTGGTCGCGTGGGGAGCCCCGCTGGCGATCCACGCCGCCTTCGCCATGGGGCTGTTCGACCGCCTGAAGCGGTGA